Proteins encoded within one genomic window of Bacillus sp. 1NLA3E:
- a CDS encoding DoxX family membrane protein, with product MKWWKTPQASVVWTILRIWLGLQWFEAGIEKIKAGGFAADGFLQGAIANSSGEHPAVQGWYAAFIQHFALPNVHIFNTLIPWGEALVGLGLILGLVTIPAILAGALMNLNYMLAGTTSTNPILYTAAMILLFTGSGSYYWGLDRLTVPFVKRKFGKGKVSQLGVEK from the coding sequence ATGAAATGGTGGAAAACTCCACAAGCATCAGTAGTATGGACGATTTTGAGAATTTGGCTTGGATTACAATGGTTCGAAGCAGGCATTGAGAAAATTAAAGCGGGTGGCTTTGCAGCAGACGGATTCTTACAAGGAGCAATTGCAAACTCTTCTGGAGAGCATCCCGCTGTACAAGGTTGGTATGCAGCTTTTATTCAGCATTTTGCATTGCCTAATGTACATATTTTTAATACTTTAATCCCTTGGGGTGAAGCTTTAGTTGGTCTTGGACTTATTTTAGGTTTAGTAACGATTCCAGCAATCCTTGCTGGTGCTTTAATGAATTTGAATTACATGCTAGCAGGAACAACAAGCACAAATCCCATTTTATACACAGCAGCGATGATTTTACTTTTTACTGGCTCAGGTTCATATTATTGGGGTCTAGACCGCTTAACTGTTCCTTTTGTTAAAAGAAAATTTGGAAAAGGCAAAGTAAGTCAGTTAGGCGTGGAAAAATAA
- a CDS encoding FMN-dependent NADH-azoreductase — protein MAKVLHITAHPHNETQSYSMAVGKEFIDSYKQANPNDEVVHLDLYSENIPHIDADVFSGWGKLRSGSGFTELSPEEQAKVGRLGELSDQFIAFDKYVFVTPLWNFSFPPVMKAYLDSIAVAGKTFNYTEQGPVGLLTNKKAIHIQARGGYYSEGPAAAMEMGHRYLSVMMNFFGVPSLEGLFVEGHNANPEKAEEIKKNAIARAKEMAHTF, from the coding sequence ATGGCAAAAGTTTTACACATTACAGCACATCCTCATAATGAAACACAATCTTATAGTATGGCAGTAGGTAAGGAATTTATCGATTCTTATAAGCAAGCAAACCCCAATGATGAAGTTGTTCATTTAGATTTATATAGCGAAAATATCCCACATATTGATGCAGATGTTTTTAGCGGATGGGGGAAACTTCGCTCTGGAAGCGGGTTTACTGAACTTTCTCCAGAAGAACAAGCAAAAGTGGGGCGCCTTGGTGAGTTAAGTGATCAATTTATCGCCTTTGATAAATATGTTTTTGTCACACCACTTTGGAACTTTTCTTTCCCACCCGTTATGAAGGCGTACTTAGATTCAATTGCAGTGGCGGGCAAAACATTTAATTACACTGAGCAAGGCCCAGTGGGACTTTTAACAAATAAGAAAGCCATTCACATTCAAGCACGTGGTGGTTATTACTCTGAAGGGCCAGCAGCTGCAATGGAAATGGGCCACCGCTACTTAAGTGTTATGATGAATTTTTTCGGTGTTCCTTCACTGGAAGGGTTGTTCGTCGAAGGACATAACGCCAATCCTGAAAAGGCAGAAGAAATAAAGAAAAATGCCATTGCCCGTGCAAAGGAAATGGCACATACCTTCTAA
- a CDS encoding manganese-dependent inorganic pyrophosphatase yields the protein MEKIFIFGHKNPDTDTICSALAYADLKSKLGVEVEAIRLGSVNGETQYALDQFQVAAPRLVEQVSEEVKNVILVDHNERQQSANDIDKVRVLEVIDHHRIANFETSDPLYYRCEPVGCTATILNKMYKENGIAIEKEIAGLMLSAIISDSLLFKSPTCTDQDVAAAKELAEIAGVDAESYGLAMLKAGADLSDKTISQLISLDAKEFQMGNYKVEVAQVNAVDTNDVLARQAELEDALTKVISEKNLDLFLFVVTDILTNDSVGVALGNETGVVEEAFNVTLTNNSALLKGVVSRKKQIIPPLTDTFVKKN from the coding sequence ATGGAAAAAATATTTATTTTTGGTCACAAAAATCCAGATACTGATACAATTTGTTCTGCTCTTGCTTATGCAGACTTAAAGTCAAAATTAGGGGTAGAAGTTGAAGCAATTCGCTTAGGTTCAGTTAATGGTGAAACTCAGTATGCACTTGACCAATTTCAAGTAGCAGCACCTCGTTTAGTGGAACAAGTATCTGAAGAGGTAAAAAACGTAATCTTGGTGGATCACAATGAGCGCCAACAAAGTGCCAACGATATTGACAAAGTTCGTGTACTTGAAGTAATTGACCACCACCGCATTGCTAATTTTGAGACAAGCGATCCTTTATACTATCGTTGCGAGCCTGTTGGTTGTACAGCGACAATCTTAAACAAAATGTACAAAGAAAATGGAATTGCGATTGAAAAAGAAATTGCTGGATTAATGTTATCGGCAATCATTTCTGATTCTTTATTATTTAAATCTCCAACCTGCACAGACCAAGATGTGGCTGCAGCTAAGGAACTTGCTGAAATCGCCGGAGTGGACGCAGAAAGCTACGGCTTAGCGATGTTAAAAGCTGGCGCGGACTTAAGTGATAAAACAATCTCTCAATTGATTTCTTTAGATGCTAAGGAATTCCAAATGGGCAACTATAAAGTTGAGGTCGCTCAAGTGAATGCTGTTGACACAAACGATGTTCTTGCTCGTCAAGCAGAACTAGAGGATGCTCTTACAAAGGTAATTTCTGAAAAGAATTTAGATTTGTTCCTATTTGTTGTTACTGATATTTTAACCAATGATTCTGTTGGGGTTGCACTAGGTAACGAAACTGGAGTAGTTGAGGAAGCATTTAATGTAACATTGACAAACAACTCAGCCCTTCTTAAAGGTGTTGTATCACGTAAAAAACAAATTATTCCACCACTAACTGATACATTTGTCAAAAAGAACTAA
- a CDS encoding ammonium transporter, which produces MHLLKNKSSLIGMSLLFLLVLPINAFAAEKTPAIDTGDTTWMLIATAIVLFMHVPGLALFYGGLVSERNVISTMMHSFVSLLIVTVVWVLWGYTLTFGTDAAGLIGSLDFLGLKGIGVGNSSLGFTIPDLIFVIFQGAFAAITVAIISGGIAGRISFPAWTMFTVLWVTFVYAPMAHWVWGGGWLFKMGELDFAGGTVVHILSGVSALVAAIVIGPRNEKLQMEHAPHNIVFFLIGAATLWFGWYGFNAGSALGSGSIAALSFATTTVAAATGGLGWLLIEWKIRKRPTLVGAATGAIAGLVAITPATGFVTVQSALLIGLISAPICYFGINFVKVRFKYDDTLDAFGVHGIGGIWGAIATGIFATKSVNEAGNNGLLYGNPEQLLHQLVGVGAAVLLASVGTFVILKVISLFTAIRVSKEEELMGLDLSFHEEVAYNSTTQSPPLNQLNTKHEVL; this is translated from the coding sequence ATGCATCTGTTAAAAAATAAATCTTCTTTAATTGGAATGTCGTTATTATTTTTATTGGTATTACCAATTAATGCATTTGCTGCTGAAAAAACTCCCGCCATTGACACAGGCGATACAACTTGGATGTTAATTGCGACAGCTATTGTTCTTTTTATGCACGTGCCAGGTCTTGCACTATTTTATGGTGGATTAGTCAGTGAACGAAATGTAATTTCAACGATGATGCACAGTTTCGTCAGTTTATTAATTGTCACGGTTGTCTGGGTACTTTGGGGCTACACTTTAACCTTCGGTACCGATGCAGCTGGTTTAATTGGCTCCTTAGATTTCCTTGGATTGAAAGGAATAGGAGTAGGAAATAGTTCCTTAGGTTTTACGATACCTGATTTAATCTTTGTGATTTTCCAAGGCGCTTTCGCAGCGATTACGGTTGCCATTATTTCAGGGGGCATTGCCGGTCGAATTTCATTCCCTGCTTGGACGATGTTCACAGTATTATGGGTTACATTCGTTTACGCTCCAATGGCTCACTGGGTATGGGGTGGCGGCTGGTTATTCAAAATGGGCGAGCTTGACTTTGCTGGAGGGACAGTTGTTCACATTCTATCTGGTGTCAGTGCTTTAGTTGCCGCCATTGTGATTGGACCGAGAAATGAAAAACTGCAGATGGAGCACGCACCGCACAATATTGTTTTCTTTCTCATTGGTGCCGCAACACTTTGGTTTGGCTGGTACGGATTTAATGCGGGTAGTGCATTAGGATCGGGGAGTATCGCAGCTCTTTCTTTCGCTACCACGACCGTGGCAGCAGCAACAGGAGGACTTGGTTGGTTATTGATTGAATGGAAGATTCGCAAGCGTCCAACGTTGGTAGGTGCAGCGACGGGTGCCATTGCAGGCTTAGTAGCCATTACACCTGCGACAGGTTTTGTCACAGTTCAATCAGCTTTACTAATTGGCCTGATTTCAGCACCAATTTGTTATTTCGGAATCAATTTTGTAAAGGTTCGCTTTAAATATGATGATACATTAGACGCATTTGGGGTCCATGGGATTGGTGGAATTTGGGGGGCGATTGCCACTGGGATCTTTGCTACAAAAAGTGTTAATGAAGCAGGTAATAATGGATTACTCTACGGGAATCCAGAGCAATTGCTCCATCAATTGGTTGGGGTAGGAGCAGCAGTTTTATTGGCATCAGTTGGTACTTTTGTGATTTTAAAAGTGATCAGCCTGTTCACTGCCATCCGTGTAAGCAAAGAAGAGGAATTAATGGGATTAGATTTAAGCTTCCATGAAGAGGTTGCATATAATTCAACTACTCAATCACCTCCGTTAAATCAGTTAAATACTAAACACGAAGTCCTGTAG
- a CDS encoding primary-amine oxidase → MQTNQLQKQQVLHPLEPLTAGEISKAVDLIKGQKNLTESVRFAQVVLQEPTKEVVLNFKEGQPISREAFIILLDNETEKTYEAVVSITDEKVVSYEYIPDVQPGFLLDEFEECERVVKDHPDYQAALLKRGVTDPELVMIDPWSAGYFGVEEDEGKRVARALAWVRKSPEDNGYAYPLSGLYAVVDLNKMEVMRIEDYGVKPLPPTGANYAPETSDSIELRKDLKALEIVQPDGASFQVEGHRIKWQKWDFRFSFTPREGLVLHTIGYEDKGKKRPVLYRASLAEMVVPYGDTTPIHNRQNAFDAGEYGMGQLANSLTLGCDCLGEIRYFDAVMSDSKGNIRTIPNAICLHEEDYGIAWKHTDWRTEQVEVRRSRRLVISFFSTVANYDYGFFWSFYQDGTMECEVKLTGMLNTGALDEGEVPKHGTIIAPQLNAPYHQHFFNFRLDTQLDGMNNSVVEVNTVASKVGPENPNNNGYYIEAKTFKTEQEAIRQMDLASQRTWKIINPESKNFVGQPVGYKIMPGENCLPFANDNSSLIKRAGFIKNHLHVTKYDPNELYASGKYPNQHKGGDGITRYAEANRNIENEDIVVWYTMGHHHITRTEDWPVMPTAYINFQLKPVGFFDRNPALDLPRPTAKKGTSCHH, encoded by the coding sequence TTGCAAACTAATCAATTACAAAAACAACAGGTACTTCACCCATTAGAGCCATTAACAGCAGGAGAAATATCGAAAGCAGTAGATCTGATCAAAGGGCAAAAGAACTTAACGGAATCTGTGCGGTTCGCTCAGGTAGTGTTACAAGAACCAACAAAAGAGGTTGTTTTAAACTTTAAAGAAGGTCAACCAATTAGTCGTGAAGCGTTCATCATTCTTTTAGACAATGAAACTGAAAAAACGTACGAAGCGGTTGTTTCGATTACGGATGAAAAAGTAGTTTCATATGAGTACATTCCAGATGTTCAGCCTGGATTTTTGCTGGATGAATTTGAAGAGTGTGAGCGGGTTGTTAAAGATCATCCAGACTATCAAGCAGCACTACTCAAAAGAGGGGTAACAGACCCTGAACTCGTCATGATTGATCCATGGTCTGCTGGGTATTTCGGGGTTGAGGAAGATGAAGGGAAAAGAGTGGCGCGTGCGTTAGCGTGGGTCAGAAAGTCACCAGAGGATAACGGATATGCCTATCCACTTTCAGGCTTATATGCAGTGGTGGATCTAAATAAAATGGAAGTCATGCGAATTGAGGATTATGGAGTCAAACCACTTCCACCAACAGGAGCCAATTATGCTCCAGAAACATCTGATTCGATCGAGCTGCGTAAAGACCTAAAAGCGTTGGAAATTGTTCAGCCTGATGGCGCGAGTTTCCAAGTGGAAGGCCACCGCATCAAATGGCAAAAGTGGGATTTTAGGTTCAGCTTTACACCAAGAGAAGGACTTGTTCTTCATACAATTGGCTATGAAGATAAGGGGAAAAAACGCCCCGTTCTATACCGAGCTTCACTAGCTGAAATGGTTGTGCCATACGGTGACACCACGCCAATCCATAATCGACAAAATGCCTTTGATGCTGGTGAATACGGAATGGGACAATTGGCTAATTCCTTAACATTAGGATGTGACTGCTTAGGGGAAATCCGTTACTTCGATGCTGTGATGTCAGATAGTAAGGGGAATATCAGAACCATTCCGAATGCTATTTGTTTACATGAAGAGGATTATGGAATTGCATGGAAGCACACGGATTGGAGAACCGAGCAAGTAGAAGTTCGTCGTTCACGTCGCCTTGTCATTTCCTTTTTCTCAACGGTTGCCAACTACGATTACGGTTTCTTTTGGTCATTTTATCAGGACGGAACAATGGAATGCGAAGTGAAGTTGACCGGTATGTTGAACACTGGGGCTCTTGATGAAGGAGAAGTACCAAAACATGGGACGATTATTGCGCCACAGCTGAATGCACCATATCATCAACATTTCTTTAACTTCCGACTCGATACACAATTGGATGGAATGAACAATTCAGTGGTCGAGGTGAATACCGTAGCATCAAAAGTCGGTCCGGAAAATCCAAATAATAATGGTTATTATATTGAAGCAAAAACGTTCAAAACAGAACAGGAAGCGATTCGTCAAATGGATCTAGCTTCACAGCGGACTTGGAAAATTATTAATCCTGAATCGAAGAATTTTGTTGGTCAGCCTGTTGGTTATAAAATCATGCCTGGTGAAAACTGCTTGCCGTTTGCCAACGATAATTCTAGTTTAATTAAGCGGGCTGGCTTCATTAAAAACCATCTTCATGTAACAAAGTATGACCCTAACGAGTTATATGCATCTGGTAAGTATCCAAACCAACACAAGGGTGGAGATGGTATTACTAGATACGCAGAAGCAAATCGCAATATTGAAAATGAAGACATTGTGGTTTGGTATACCATGGGGCACCACCATATTACCCGTACTGAAGACTGGCCGGTGATGCCAACTGCGTATATTAATTTCCAATTAAAACCGGTTGGATTCTTTGATCGTAATCCGGCATTAGATTTACCAAGACCAACTGCGAAGAAAGGTACAAGCTGCCACCACTAA
- a CDS encoding helix-turn-helix domain-containing protein: MTTLIEKHYFPSQPEIQLNTNSYQEIKPGDSFYGSHIALFYQFTTTLNSEDTLSLIPDGCFDILFRCHKQTPHAILWTSPLQRRVQHNFQKNCEYFGVRFFPEQGLIKLKYPMKEMLDRQIPLLDVTSIDPAVIEKISYASSFEDRINLFQRYLLRLEPNTNQDYEIVASAIKNITESSGLLNISDLSKKVGYSDRYIRGKFEEYIGFSPKQFCQIVKFQNCLHKLLFEDDHDLLDLIYDYGYFDQAHFIKGFKKFAYYTPGKYKDHFIKRCLAQ, translated from the coding sequence ATGACTACCTTAATAGAAAAACACTACTTTCCATCCCAACCGGAAATTCAGCTTAATACGAATTCTTATCAGGAAATCAAACCAGGTGACTCCTTTTACGGAAGTCACATTGCATTGTTCTACCAATTTACAACTACATTAAATTCTGAAGACACCTTGTCTCTAATCCCCGACGGTTGTTTTGATATTTTATTTCGTTGTCACAAACAAACACCACATGCCATTCTATGGACCAGTCCCCTGCAAAGGCGAGTACAGCACAATTTTCAAAAAAACTGTGAATATTTTGGGGTAAGGTTTTTTCCGGAGCAAGGGCTGATTAAGCTGAAATATCCCATGAAGGAAATGCTTGATCGTCAAATACCGCTTCTCGATGTTACATCAATAGATCCAGCAGTTATTGAAAAAATTAGCTACGCCTCTTCTTTTGAGGATAGAATTAATCTATTTCAAAGGTATCTACTGCGGCTAGAACCAAATACGAACCAGGATTATGAAATAGTGGCTTCAGCAATCAAAAATATTACCGAATCAAGTGGTCTTTTGAATATCAGTGATTTATCGAAGAAAGTCGGCTACTCAGACCGGTATATCCGTGGAAAATTCGAAGAATATATAGGGTTCTCTCCGAAACAATTTTGTCAAATAGTTAAATTTCAAAACTGTTTACATAAACTTTTATTTGAAGATGACCATGATTTATTAGATCTTATTTACGATTATGGCTACTTTGATCAAGCACATTTTATTAAGGGTTTTAAAAAATTCGCCTACTATACACCTGGAAAATATAAAGATCACTTTATTAAAAGATGTCTTGCACAGTAG
- a CDS encoding ThiF family adenylyltransferase: MQELERYSRQMLFKPIGKDGQSKLVKSRAAIVGMGALGTVIANHLVRSGVGFVRIIDRDIVELSNLQRQSLYTEIDSEEKIPKVIAAEKRLKEINSTVIVEPILSDLNLDNAEELLGGFDVIVDGSDNFMTRYLINDVAVKHGIPWVYGGAVSSRGMFATIIPGKTPCYRCLFPDIPAGLGETCDTIGVLSPITDIIGSFEAMEALKLLVGVDTNPNLEQLDIWYNSSLQMDISDGRNPKCPTCVEHKYDFLDRSSHQQIAYTSLCGRDTVQINPRNKQEIDFIKTAERLKSSGKVEMNPYMLRFSPNDEITIVFFKDGRVLIHGLNDLVKAKTYYSKYIGT; this comes from the coding sequence ATGCAAGAATTGGAAAGATATTCTAGACAAATGCTTTTTAAGCCAATTGGAAAAGATGGACAATCTAAATTAGTAAAAAGTCGGGCAGCTATTGTTGGAATGGGGGCTCTTGGTACTGTAATCGCCAACCACCTTGTTCGATCAGGTGTCGGATTTGTGAGAATAATAGACCGAGACATAGTTGAATTATCAAATTTGCAACGCCAATCTCTTTATACTGAAATAGATTCTGAAGAAAAGATCCCAAAAGTGATTGCAGCTGAAAAAAGGTTGAAGGAAATTAACTCAACGGTAATTGTTGAGCCGATACTTTCTGATTTAAATCTTGATAATGCTGAAGAGTTATTGGGTGGATTTGATGTTATTGTTGATGGATCGGATAATTTTATGACTCGTTATTTAATCAATGATGTTGCGGTAAAGCATGGGATCCCATGGGTATACGGAGGTGCAGTCAGCTCAAGGGGGATGTTTGCCACCATTATTCCTGGAAAAACCCCCTGCTATCGATGCCTTTTTCCAGACATTCCAGCCGGGCTGGGTGAAACCTGTGATACGATTGGGGTTCTCTCCCCGATAACCGATATTATTGGATCGTTTGAAGCAATGGAAGCATTGAAATTGTTAGTTGGTGTTGATACGAACCCAAATTTGGAGCAACTTGATATTTGGTATAACTCTTCCCTGCAAATGGATATATCTGATGGGCGTAACCCAAAGTGCCCAACATGTGTCGAGCACAAATATGATTTTCTAGATAGGTCCTCTCATCAGCAAATAGCCTATACTAGCTTGTGTGGTCGTGATACGGTCCAGATTAATCCAAGAAACAAGCAGGAGATTGATTTTATTAAAACTGCAGAACGCTTGAAATCAAGTGGAAAAGTCGAAATGAACCCATATATGCTCCGTTTTTCTCCAAATGATGAGATTACGATTGTTTTTTTCAAAGACGGCAGGGTTCTCATTCATGGATTAAATGATCTTGTCAAAGCAAAAACATATTATTCAAAGTATATTGGTACTTAA
- a CDS encoding aldehyde ferredoxin oxidoreductase family protein, with amino-acid sequence MNLGGFKNNEIVVDLTSSTVSYREINEDLARKYIGGRGLGVKYVLDNGPEVEPFSEENIICIMTGPVTGSRSSMSGRLAVVTKSPLTGTVTDSHMGGWTAARLKWAGVDNVIFKGKSDKPVYLYIEDGKAEIRDASEVWGKGTRGTIAFFKEKYGEADLSVMTIGQAGENKVLFSGFMNEHDRAAGRGGTGAVAGYKKLKAIVIKAAQKGNMPEPALKDEYKVANKKAVKALLEGGLTAPNKGGLSVYGTNVLTNLINEAGALPTKNSQFTYWDEAEKHSGEYFNKHLLVSNNTCHACPVGCKIEVEVKEGKYKTRVESIEFESAWSIGANCLVSDAEAISFIIDQCNEYGLDTIELGHAFSVTMEAYDKGLVDEKLVWGDADAMIEMTKKIAFREGFGGVLADGPAKATALWGAPELSMSVKGQSIPAYDPRGIQGIGLGYATSNRGACHLRGYTVASEIAGIPEPTDRLEAHGKGALLKIFQDLLSFSDSMNICKFSSFSENAEHYAEQYGTMTGVELTADDVMKVGERIYNLERYYNNLAGFDKREDDFLPKRFTDEPATGNSAGYVSRMDIMLEEYYQVRGWKDGVVPVEKLVELGIIDEAVGQK; translated from the coding sequence ATGAATCTTGGCGGCTTTAAAAACAATGAAATAGTTGTTGATTTAACAAGCTCTACTGTATCTTACAGAGAAATCAACGAAGATCTTGCCAGAAAATACATCGGTGGCCGTGGTTTAGGAGTGAAGTATGTCCTAGATAATGGACCTGAGGTAGAACCTTTTTCCGAAGAAAACATTATTTGTATTATGACAGGTCCTGTCACTGGGTCCCGTTCCTCGATGAGCGGAAGACTTGCAGTAGTAACAAAATCTCCACTCACTGGTACTGTTACAGATTCTCATATGGGTGGTTGGACAGCAGCTCGTTTAAAATGGGCTGGGGTCGACAACGTCATTTTTAAAGGAAAAAGTGACAAACCCGTTTATCTTTATATTGAGGATGGAAAAGCTGAAATCCGCGATGCTTCTGAAGTATGGGGAAAAGGGACAAGAGGCACGATTGCATTTTTCAAAGAAAAATATGGTGAAGCTGACCTAAGTGTCATGACGATTGGTCAAGCCGGTGAAAATAAAGTGCTTTTTTCAGGATTTATGAATGAACATGACCGTGCGGCAGGCCGTGGTGGTACAGGTGCTGTTGCCGGATATAAGAAATTAAAAGCTATTGTTATCAAGGCTGCACAAAAAGGCAATATGCCTGAGCCAGCTTTAAAGGATGAATATAAAGTTGCAAACAAAAAGGCCGTAAAAGCACTCCTTGAAGGTGGACTAACTGCTCCGAATAAGGGTGGATTATCCGTCTACGGTACAAATGTTTTAACAAATTTAATTAATGAAGCAGGAGCTCTTCCTACAAAAAATTCTCAATTCACGTATTGGGATGAAGCTGAAAAACACAGCGGGGAATATTTTAACAAGCATTTGCTCGTTAGTAATAACACCTGTCATGCCTGTCCTGTTGGCTGTAAAATTGAAGTAGAGGTCAAAGAAGGAAAATATAAAACAAGAGTGGAAAGCATTGAATTCGAATCTGCTTGGTCAATTGGGGCCAACTGTTTAGTAAGTGATGCCGAAGCTATTTCCTTCATAATTGACCAATGTAATGAATACGGTCTGGATACAATTGAGCTCGGACATGCATTCTCTGTAACGATGGAAGCCTATGATAAGGGCTTGGTTGACGAAAAGCTTGTATGGGGCGATGCTGATGCTATGATCGAAATGACTAAAAAAATCGCCTTCCGTGAAGGATTCGGCGGTGTTCTTGCTGATGGACCAGCGAAAGCTACAGCTCTTTGGGGCGCTCCGGAGCTTTCGATGTCAGTTAAGGGACAATCTATCCCTGCTTACGATCCACGGGGTATTCAAGGTATTGGTCTTGGTTATGCGACTAGTAACCGAGGTGCTTGCCATTTACGTGGCTACACGGTCGCCAGTGAAATCGCTGGAATCCCAGAGCCTACAGATCGACTTGAAGCGCATGGTAAGGGTGCGTTGTTGAAAATTTTCCAAGACTTACTTTCGTTCTCTGATTCTATGAATATTTGCAAATTCTCTTCATTCTCTGAGAATGCCGAGCATTATGCTGAGCAGTATGGAACGATGACTGGTGTTGAGTTGACGGCTGATGATGTGATGAAGGTTGGCGAACGGATTTACAATCTAGAGCGCTATTATAATAACCTTGCTGGTTTTGATAAACGTGAGGATGATTTCTTACCGAAACGGTTTACAGATGAACCTGCAACAGGCAATAGTGCAGGTTATGTGAGCCGAATGGATATCATGCTAGAGGAGTATTACCAAGTTCGTGGCTGGAAAGACGGCGTCGTGCCTGTTGAGAAGTTGGTTGAATTAGGGATTATTGATGAAGCAGTTGGACAGAAATAA
- a CDS encoding ubiquitin-like small modifier protein 1, whose product MQVKVFANLRDICGGVTVEVQPRGERVIDVLDRMIEMFPKLYDEIFTEEKTLKPFVHVYLNGRNIIHLEGLYTVVKGTDQFALFPPVAGG is encoded by the coding sequence GTGCAGGTGAAGGTGTTTGCCAACCTCCGAGACATTTGCGGCGGGGTTACAGTTGAGGTACAACCCAGAGGCGAGCGTGTTATCGATGTTCTTGATAGAATGATAGAAATGTTTCCTAAGTTATATGATGAAATTTTCACCGAAGAGAAAACGCTTAAGCCATTTGTCCATGTTTATTTGAATGGAAGAAATATCATCCATTTAGAGGGACTATATACTGTGGTGAAGGGGACAGATCAATTTGCGCTATTTCCTCCAGTTGCAGGGGGTTAA